One genomic window of Salmo salar chromosome ssa12, Ssal_v3.1, whole genome shotgun sequence includes the following:
- the LOC106564356 gene encoding rano class II histocompatibility antigen, A beta chain, with translation MMACLQSYLLFVVMFSFFCPTDGHFTTTLDLCYYRGEDPHDVEYIWRAISDMVKVMEYNSTLNRFTGYTPIGIHKAEQFNADPVVLASFQTPLYFFCKYYGALAYKAGLNSNVEPSVHLRSMTPHSDRHPSMLTCSAYKFYPKQIRVTWLRNGQEVTSNMTSSEELANGDWHHQIHSYLEYTPTPGEKISCMVEHASFTEPKILHWDMSLPESGRNKIAIGASGLVLGVVFAAAGLLYYNRRKTTGGGGRELVPTSHPSQ, from the exons ATGATGGCTTGCTTGCAGTCATATTTGTTGTTTGTGGTTATGTTTTCATTCTTCTGTCCAACTG ATGGACACTTTACCACCACCCTCGACCTTTGTTATTACAGAGGGGAAGATCCACACGATGTGGAGTACATCTGGAGAGCTATTTCAGACATGGTGAAGGTTATGGAATACAACAGCACTCTCAATAGATTTACTGGTTACACACCCATTGGGATACATAAGGCTGAGCAATTTAACGCAGATCCCGTGGTCCTGGCATCGTTTCAAACTCCACTTTATTTCTTCTGCAAATATTATGGTGCCCTCGCCTACAAAGCTGGATTGAACAGCAATG TTGAGCCCTCCGTTCATCTGAGGTCCATGACGCCCCACAGTGACAGACACCCCTCCATGCTGACTTGCAGCGCCTACAAGTTCTACCCCAAACAGATCAGGGTGACCTGGTTGAGGAATGGACAGGAAGTGACCTCAAACATGACTTCCTCTGAGGAGCTAGCCAATGGCGACTGGCACCACCAGATCCACTCCTACCTGGAGTACACTCCCACACCTGGAGAGAAGATCTCCTGCATGGTGGAGCATGCCAGCTTCACTGAACCAAAGATCCTCCACTGGG ACATGTCTCTGCCAGAGTCTGGGAGAAATAAGATAGCCATCGGGGCGTCTGGGCTGGTGCTGGGGGTGGTCTTTGCTGCAGCTGGTCTCCTCTACTACAACAGGAGGAAGaccactggtggtggtg GGAGGGAATTGGTGCCAACAAGTCACCCATCCCAGTGA